In the genome of Xyrauchen texanus isolate HMW12.3.18 chromosome 33, RBS_HiC_50CHRs, whole genome shotgun sequence, one region contains:
- the hexim1 gene encoding protein HEXIM1, with translation MELKEEATPEDDSRGRQRDVPTRVGTSKQVQTNQLKICPVLVSGDTHRMCRGRDRSDPEPKAGDAASDDGFPADQTSGAVRETPEKDSRCTGEHTESLSDGRQGKKKHRRRPSKKKRRWKPYFKLTWEEKKELDDRETARASRMRAEMFAKGLPVAPYNTTQFLMEEHDREEPNLNTELGVRRSGAIRSDDTASEEDNFEAEEEDEEEGGDDGGSDGMGRPGQAGGEFLQRDFSETYERYHVETLQNMSKQELVREYLELEKSMSRLEEENNWLRHVRRNPEPSAADSSTAAAAAHGEQRVRELETEVERLRAENNELLLKTPKTGGPGLNQSQPC, from the coding sequence ATGGAGCTTAAAGAAGAAGCCACACCGGAGGATGACAGCAGAGGGCGGCAGAGAGACGTTCCGACAAGAGTCGGCACTTCGAAACAAGTGCAAACAAATCAACTGAAGATCTGTCCGGTTCTAGTGTCTGGAGATACACATCGTATGTGCCGTGGCCGGGATAGGAGTGATCCGGAGCCCAAGGCTGGCGACGCTGCAAGCGACGACGGGTTTCCCGCGGATCAAACGTCCGGTGCAGTCCGCGAAACCCCGGAGAAAGACTCTCGTTGCACTGGAGAACACACCGAAAGCTTGTCAGATGGCCGCCAGGGCAAGAAGAAACACCGGAGGCGACCCTCCAAGAAGAAGCGCCGCTGGAAGCCTTACTTCAAACTAACCTGGGAGGAGAAAAAAGAGCTGGATGACCGGGAGACGGCACGGGCATCGCGAATGCGAGCCGAAATGTTCGCCAAAGGTCTCCCCGTCGCCCCATACAACACGACCCAGTTCCTGATGGAGGAGCACGACCGCGAAGAGCCCAATCTCAACACGGAGCTGGGCGTCCGAAGATCCGGTGCGATCCGCTCCGACGACACGGCCAGCGAGGAGGATAATTTTGAAGCCGAGGAGGAAGACGAGGAGGAAGGCGGTGATGACGGGGGGAGTGACGGGATGGGTAGACCCGGGCAGGCAGGCGGGGAGTTTCTGCAGAGAGACTTTTCTGAGACCTATGAGAGATATCATGTCGAGACCCTCCAGAATATGTCCAAGCAAGAACTGGTTAGGGAATACCTGGAGCTGGAGAAGAGCATGTCGCGGTTAGAAGAGGAGAACAACTGGCTCCGCCACGTCCGGAGAAACCCCGAGCCTTCTGCGGCTGACAGCAGCACCGCCGCCGCCGCCGCTCACGGTGAACAGCGTGTCCGGGAGCTGGAGACTGAGGTGGAGAGACTGAGAGCCGAGAATAACGAGCTATTACTCAAAACCCCCAAAACTGGAGGGCCGGGACTCAACCAATCTCAGCCGTGCTGA
- the acbd4 gene encoding acyl-CoA-binding domain-containing protein 4 isoform X3 — MLRFYGLYKQAVSGPCTVSRPGFWDPVGRYKWDAWNQQGHMSRENAMATYVDEMKKVAQEVIDNMPINEKTASFFHYFEPLYHVIHDMPRPPEALLTLTSDVNAKEPNDGLGEHEEEGPTQELAPQEQDFTETVPDSEPQLESTALSDGQGPTSDSESEIFCDSLEQLGTVKVTQMGIGHGGEGAEDSHGPPMRRRNTGRESQQQYWRAPSGNMAQHYARWTERSGSGGGGGDNSEGGPDRLQDAQVQQQIILALRQLREDMQSVMERLEVVEGLATANAQNSKWRSHVQLTSPEVKLVTNLEKWWPFDISGRTLLLLLVWPFVTQGMVFLMRQRKRRLHVCI; from the exons ATGCTGCGCTTTTATGGCCTATACAAACAGGCAGTCTCTGGCCCATGTACAGTGTCACGCCCTGGCTTCTGGGACCCTGTAGGCCGTTACAAATG GGATGCTTGGAATCAGCAGGGACACATGAGCCGAGAGAACGCAATGGCTACTTATGTGGATGAAATGAAGAAAGTCGCACAAGAG GTAATAGACAATATGCCAATAAATGAAAAGACTGCATCCTTTTTCCACTATTTTGAACCTCTCTATCATGTAATTCATGATATGCCTAGACCTCCAGAGGCACTTCTAACTCTAACATCAG ATGTAAATGCCAAAGAACCAAATGATGGTTTGGGTGAACATGAAGAAGAGGGTCCAACACAAGAATTGGCACCTCAAGAGCAGGACTTCACAGAGACAGTTCCTGATAGTGAACCTCAGTTGGAGAGCACAG CTTTGTCTGATGGTCAGGGGCCGACTAGTGACTCGGAGAGTGAAATCTTCTGTGACTCACTGGAACAGCTGGGTACTGTTAAG GTGACTCAGATGGGCATTGGACATGGTGGCGAGGGGGCAGAGGATAGTCATGGTCCCCCCATGAGGAGGAGGAATACAGGAAGAGAGagtcagcaacaatactggagAGCACCCTCAG GTAATATGGCCCAACATTATGCTAGATGGACGGAGCGGTCTGGCTCAGGGGGAGGCGGTGGAGACAATTCTGAGGGTGGGCCTGACAGGCTACAGGATGCCCAGGTGCAACAGCAGATCATTCTAGCCTTACGGCAACTCCGAGAGGACATGCAGAGCGTCATGGAAAGACTAGAGGTGGTTGAGGGTCTTGCCACTGCGAAT GCCCAGAACTCAAAATGGAGATCCCATGTACAACTGACATCCCCAGAGGTAAAACTTGTGACAAACTTG GAGAAATGGTGGCCATTCGACATCTCTGGACGCACATTGCTGCTTTTGTTGGTGTGGCCTTTTGTGACTCAGGGCATGGTGTTCCTAATGAGGCAGAGGAAGAGAAGGCTTCATGTGTGCATATGA
- the acbd4 gene encoding acyl-CoA-binding domain-containing protein 4 isoform X1, whose amino-acid sequence MPALTMSETEDCQRRFQAAVDVIQSLPKNGAYRPSYEVMLRFYGLYKQAVSGPCTVSRPGFWDPVGRYKWDAWNQQGHMSRENAMATYVDEMKKVAQEVIDNMPINEKTASFFHYFEPLYHVIHDMPRPPEALLTLTSDVNAKEPNDGLGEHEEEGPTQELAPQEQDFTETVPDSEPQLESTALSDGQGPTSDSESEIFCDSLEQLGTVKVTQMGIGHGGEGAEDSHGPPMRRRNTGRESQQQYWRAPSGNMAQHYARWTERSGSGGGGGDNSEGGPDRLQDAQVQQQIILALRQLREDMQSVMERLEVVEGLATANAQNSKWRSHVQLTSPEVKLVTNLEKWWPFDISGRTLLLLLVWPFVTQGMVFLMRQRKRRLHVCI is encoded by the exons ATGCCTGCTCTTACAATGTCAGAGACCGAAGACTGTCAAAGACGCTTTCAGGCGGCTGTCGACGTCATTCAAAGCCTACCCAAAAATG GTGCCTACAGGCCCTCTTATGAAGTTATGCTGCGCTTTTATGGCCTATACAAACAGGCAGTCTCTGGCCCATGTACAGTGTCACGCCCTGGCTTCTGGGACCCTGTAGGCCGTTACAAATG GGATGCTTGGAATCAGCAGGGACACATGAGCCGAGAGAACGCAATGGCTACTTATGTGGATGAAATGAAGAAAGTCGCACAAGAG GTAATAGACAATATGCCAATAAATGAAAAGACTGCATCCTTTTTCCACTATTTTGAACCTCTCTATCATGTAATTCATGATATGCCTAGACCTCCAGAGGCACTTCTAACTCTAACATCAG ATGTAAATGCCAAAGAACCAAATGATGGTTTGGGTGAACATGAAGAAGAGGGTCCAACACAAGAATTGGCACCTCAAGAGCAGGACTTCACAGAGACAGTTCCTGATAGTGAACCTCAGTTGGAGAGCACAG CTTTGTCTGATGGTCAGGGGCCGACTAGTGACTCGGAGAGTGAAATCTTCTGTGACTCACTGGAACAGCTGGGTACTGTTAAG GTGACTCAGATGGGCATTGGACATGGTGGCGAGGGGGCAGAGGATAGTCATGGTCCCCCCATGAGGAGGAGGAATACAGGAAGAGAGagtcagcaacaatactggagAGCACCCTCAG GTAATATGGCCCAACATTATGCTAGATGGACGGAGCGGTCTGGCTCAGGGGGAGGCGGTGGAGACAATTCTGAGGGTGGGCCTGACAGGCTACAGGATGCCCAGGTGCAACAGCAGATCATTCTAGCCTTACGGCAACTCCGAGAGGACATGCAGAGCGTCATGGAAAGACTAGAGGTGGTTGAGGGTCTTGCCACTGCGAAT GCCCAGAACTCAAAATGGAGATCCCATGTACAACTGACATCCCCAGAGGTAAAACTTGTGACAAACTTG GAGAAATGGTGGCCATTCGACATCTCTGGACGCACATTGCTGCTTTTGTTGGTGTGGCCTTTTGTGACTCAGGGCATGGTGTTCCTAATGAGGCAGAGGAAGAGAAGGCTTCATGTGTGCATATGA
- the acbd4 gene encoding acyl-CoA-binding domain-containing protein 4 isoform X4, which translates to MSRENAMATYVDEMKKVAQEVIDNMPINEKTASFFHYFEPLYHVIHDMPRPPEALLTLTSDVNAKEPNDGLGEHEEEGPTQELAPQEQDFTETVPDSEPQLESTALSDGQGPTSDSESEIFCDSLEQLGTVKVTQMGIGHGGEGAEDSHGPPMRRRNTGRESQQQYWRAPSGNMAQHYARWTERSGSGGGGGDNSEGGPDRLQDAQVQQQIILALRQLREDMQSVMERLEVVEGLATANAQNSKWRSHVQLTSPEVKLVTNLEKWWPFDISGRTLLLLLVWPFVTQGMVFLMRQRKRRLHVCI; encoded by the exons ATGAGCCGAGAGAACGCAATGGCTACTTATGTGGATGAAATGAAGAAAGTCGCACAAGAG GTAATAGACAATATGCCAATAAATGAAAAGACTGCATCCTTTTTCCACTATTTTGAACCTCTCTATCATGTAATTCATGATATGCCTAGACCTCCAGAGGCACTTCTAACTCTAACATCAG ATGTAAATGCCAAAGAACCAAATGATGGTTTGGGTGAACATGAAGAAGAGGGTCCAACACAAGAATTGGCACCTCAAGAGCAGGACTTCACAGAGACAGTTCCTGATAGTGAACCTCAGTTGGAGAGCACAG CTTTGTCTGATGGTCAGGGGCCGACTAGTGACTCGGAGAGTGAAATCTTCTGTGACTCACTGGAACAGCTGGGTACTGTTAAG GTGACTCAGATGGGCATTGGACATGGTGGCGAGGGGGCAGAGGATAGTCATGGTCCCCCCATGAGGAGGAGGAATACAGGAAGAGAGagtcagcaacaatactggagAGCACCCTCAG GTAATATGGCCCAACATTATGCTAGATGGACGGAGCGGTCTGGCTCAGGGGGAGGCGGTGGAGACAATTCTGAGGGTGGGCCTGACAGGCTACAGGATGCCCAGGTGCAACAGCAGATCATTCTAGCCTTACGGCAACTCCGAGAGGACATGCAGAGCGTCATGGAAAGACTAGAGGTGGTTGAGGGTCTTGCCACTGCGAAT GCCCAGAACTCAAAATGGAGATCCCATGTACAACTGACATCCCCAGAGGTAAAACTTGTGACAAACTTG GAGAAATGGTGGCCATTCGACATCTCTGGACGCACATTGCTGCTTTTGTTGGTGTGGCCTTTTGTGACTCAGGGCATGGTGTTCCTAATGAGGCAGAGGAAGAGAAGGCTTCATGTGTGCATATGA
- the acbd4 gene encoding acyl-CoA-binding domain-containing protein 4 isoform X2 codes for MPALTMSETEDCQRRFQAAVDVIQSLPKNGAYRPSYEVMLRFYGLYKQAVSGPCTVSRPGFWDPVGRYKWDAWNQQGHMSRENAMATYVDEMKKVAQEVIDNMPINEKTASFFHYFEPLYHVIHDMPRPPEALLTLTSDVNAKEPNDGLGEHEEEGPTQELAPQEQDFTETVPDSEPQLESTALSDGQGPTSDSESEIFCDSLEQLGTVKVTQMGIGHGGEGAEDSHGPPMRRRNTGRESQQQYWRAPSGNMAQHYARWTERSGSGGGGGDNSEGGPDRLQDAQVQQQIILALRQLREDMQSVMERLEVVEGLATANAQNSKWRSHVQLTSPEEKWWPFDISGRTLLLLLVWPFVTQGMVFLMRQRKRRLHVCI; via the exons ATGCCTGCTCTTACAATGTCAGAGACCGAAGACTGTCAAAGACGCTTTCAGGCGGCTGTCGACGTCATTCAAAGCCTACCCAAAAATG GTGCCTACAGGCCCTCTTATGAAGTTATGCTGCGCTTTTATGGCCTATACAAACAGGCAGTCTCTGGCCCATGTACAGTGTCACGCCCTGGCTTCTGGGACCCTGTAGGCCGTTACAAATG GGATGCTTGGAATCAGCAGGGACACATGAGCCGAGAGAACGCAATGGCTACTTATGTGGATGAAATGAAGAAAGTCGCACAAGAG GTAATAGACAATATGCCAATAAATGAAAAGACTGCATCCTTTTTCCACTATTTTGAACCTCTCTATCATGTAATTCATGATATGCCTAGACCTCCAGAGGCACTTCTAACTCTAACATCAG ATGTAAATGCCAAAGAACCAAATGATGGTTTGGGTGAACATGAAGAAGAGGGTCCAACACAAGAATTGGCACCTCAAGAGCAGGACTTCACAGAGACAGTTCCTGATAGTGAACCTCAGTTGGAGAGCACAG CTTTGTCTGATGGTCAGGGGCCGACTAGTGACTCGGAGAGTGAAATCTTCTGTGACTCACTGGAACAGCTGGGTACTGTTAAG GTGACTCAGATGGGCATTGGACATGGTGGCGAGGGGGCAGAGGATAGTCATGGTCCCCCCATGAGGAGGAGGAATACAGGAAGAGAGagtcagcaacaatactggagAGCACCCTCAG GTAATATGGCCCAACATTATGCTAGATGGACGGAGCGGTCTGGCTCAGGGGGAGGCGGTGGAGACAATTCTGAGGGTGGGCCTGACAGGCTACAGGATGCCCAGGTGCAACAGCAGATCATTCTAGCCTTACGGCAACTCCGAGAGGACATGCAGAGCGTCATGGAAAGACTAGAGGTGGTTGAGGGTCTTGCCACTGCGAAT GCCCAGAACTCAAAATGGAGATCCCATGTACAACTGACATCCCCAGAG GAGAAATGGTGGCCATTCGACATCTCTGGACGCACATTGCTGCTTTTGTTGGTGTGGCCTTTTGTGACTCAGGGCATGGTGTTCCTAATGAGGCAGAGGAAGAGAAGGCTTCATGTGTGCATATGA